The Salvia miltiorrhiza cultivar Shanhuang (shh) chromosome 1, IMPLAD_Smil_shh, whole genome shotgun sequence genome has a window encoding:
- the LOC131008665 gene encoding loganic acid O-methyltransferase-like yields the protein MEIFLRARAQEIVAGGIVVTLLPGVPNPDIQHYVCVSFTFIESILIDMVKEEMDSFNVPTLFPWIEDMRRVVEKNGCFEIVKMEMVDVTFKVEAEMKVMNLRASMEGTMANHFGKERVEQVFERAMQQKLRFTHMLDSMGDKVFTGVLFAVLNRK from the exons ATGGAGATATTCTTGAGAGCCAGAGCTCAAGAGATTGTAGCAGGAGGAATAGTTGTGACTCTTCTTCCCGGTGTGCCTAATCCGGATATTCAGCATTATGTTTGTGTATCGTTTACTTTTATCGAGTCCATCCTCATCGACATGGTCAAAGAG GAAATGGACTCGTTCAACGTTCCTACTTTGTTTCCTTGGATAGAGGATATGAGGAGAGTGGTTGAGAAAAATGGATGTTTCGAAATAGTGAAGATGGAAATGGTGGATGTAACGTTCAAGGTGGAGGCTGAGATGAAAGTAATGAACCTCAGAGCATCAATGGAAGGAACTATGGCGAATCACTTTGGGAAAGAGAGAGTGGAGCAAGTATTCGAGAGGGCTATGCAACAAAAGCTCCGCTTCACTCACATGTTGGATTCAATGGGGGACAAAGTGTTTACTGGTGTACTCTTTGCTGTGCTCAACCGCAAATAA
- the LOC131008672 gene encoding uncharacterized protein LOC131008672, protein MSNLSLKCLIETNKLTGSNFTDWLRCLRLVLRLEKIEYVLDNPITVIPDKQSAEYASFDEAAHKKHVEDATSAQCVMLSSMTTELQRQHEHMFPYDMLKHLKSLYASEAQTMEYEILRDLFKCKLQEGSPVSDHVLKMIGLIERLASIGTMLPATVSVNLILQSLPASFENFIVNFNMNGTKASLPELHN, encoded by the coding sequence atgTCGAATTTGTCACTGAAATGTTTGATAGAAACAAACAAGTTGACTGGGTCAAACTTCACGGATTGGCTCCGTTGCTTGCGTCTGGTCTTAAGGCTAGAGAAGATTGAGTATGTCTTGGACAACCCAATCACTGTCATTCCTGACAAGCAGTCTGCTGAGTATGCATCATTTGATGAAGCTGCTCACAAGAAGCATGTCGAGGATGCAACATCGGCACAATGTGTGATGTTGTCCTCTATGACTACAGAGTTACAGAGGCAACACGAACACATGTTTCCTTATGATATGCTAAAACACTTGAAGAGTCTGTATGCTTCAGAAGCTCAGACTATGGAGTATGAGATACTCCGAGATCTTTTCAAGTGTAAGCTTCAGGAAGGGAGTCcggtttctgatcatgtactgaaGATGATCGGGTTGATTGAGAGGTTGGCATCGATTGGAACGATGCTACCTGCTACTGTCTCTGTCAATCTGATTCTGCAGTCTTTGCCTGCCTCATTTGAAAACTTCATTGTGAACTTCAATATGAACGGCACGAAGGCAAGCCTGCCTGAGCTTCATAATTAA